From Erigeron canadensis isolate Cc75 chromosome 8, C_canadensis_v1, whole genome shotgun sequence, one genomic window encodes:
- the LOC122580414 gene encoding cytochrome P450 CYP82D47-like, giving the protein MDLPLSFIFSVATIFCLLVFGHLAWIKARANSSNNGKGKKVPEAAGSWPIIGHLHLLAGSQVHHKLFGSMADKFGPIFTIKLGVHPVLIVSNSAMAKQCLTTNDRVFASRPKAMASELMAYNYATVGLAPYGPYWREMRKIIVLELLSQQYLKKLAHIRISEVNSSILEMHRICKRNEGSSEMTKVDMKEWFGNLMLNYAVRVIFGVRFSQGQQNEDQFKKAIRQFFVLFGAFVPSDAIPGLRWLDLGGYEKMMKKTAIEIDALISGWLEEHKQQVNESTHQDFMAMLLSRLKEPKEDLRGFSADVVVKATCMALLIASTDTTSATLTWALALLVNNPLVLKKSQKELEKYVGNDRIVEESDLKNLVYLQAIIKETMRLYPAIPLSLPHVSTDDCIVGGYTIPKGTRLLVNLWKIQHDPEVWTDPFEFQPERFLTTKKEIDVKGQHFELIPFSSGRRICPGIAFSLEAMQLILANIIHGFEFQNPSDDQIDMTESPGFSNVKASSLELFVSPRLSPHVYEVST; this is encoded by the exons ATGGATTTACCTCTATCTTTCATATTCTCGGTAGCCACCATATTTTGTTTACTGGTCTTTGGTCATTTGGCATGGATAAAAGCTCGAGCCAATAGCAGCAATAACGGAAAGGGAAAGAAAGTACCGGAAGCTGCGGGGTCATGGCCGATAATTGGTCACTTGCATCTTTTAGCTGGTTCTCAAGTGCATCACAAACTGTTTGGGTCTATGGCTGACAAGTTTGGACCCATTTTCACTATAAAGCTTGGTGTGCATCCTGTTTTAATAGTTAGCAATTCAGCAATGGCCAAACAGTGCTTAACTACGAACGACAGAGTTTTTGCTAGCCGACCAAAAGCCATGGCAAGCGAGCTAATGGCCTACAACTATGCTACTGTTGGCCTTGCGCCATATGGTCCATATTGGCGTGAGATGCGCAAGATAATTGTGCTTGAACTGTTGTCCCAACAGTACCTTAAAAAGTTAGCACATATCCGAATATCTGAAGTGAACTCGTCCATATTAGAAATGCATAGAATTTGTAAGAGAAATGAAGGGTCTTCTGAAATGACAAAAGTTGATATGAAAGAATGGTTTGGAAACTTAATGCTGAATTATGCTGTGAGGGTGATATTTGGCGTCCGTTTTTCCCAGGGTCAACAAAATGAAGATCAATTCAAGAAGGCCATTAGGCAGTTTTTTGTACTATTTGGTGCCTTTGTGCCATCTGATGCTATTCCAGGCTTGAGGTGGTTAGACTTAGGGGGATAcgagaagatgatgaagaagacagCAATAGAGATTGATGCTCTGATCAGTGGTTGGTTGGAAGAGCATAAGCAGCAGGTAAATGAGAGCACACACCAGGACTTCATGGCCATGTTGTTATCCCGTCTTAAAGAACCAAAAGAGGATCTTCGTGGATTCAGCGCTGATGTGGTCGTGAAAGCGACATGCATG GCCTTGTTAATAGCATCCACTGACACGACAAGCGCGACTCTAACATGGGCTTTAGCTTTATTAGTCAACAATCCTCTTGTGCTGAAAAAATCCCAAAAAGAGCTCGAAAAATATGTGGGAAATGATAGAATTGTTGAGGAGTCGGATTTGAAGAACTTGGTCTATCTTCAAGCAATTATAAAAGAAACGATGCGACTTTATCCAGCAATACCACTTTCTCTTCCTCATGTTTCCACCGACGACTGCATTGTCGGTGGCTACACTATCCCTAAAGGGACTCGCCTTTTGGTAAATCTATGGAAAATTCAACATGATCCTGAAGTATGGACTGATCCATTTGAATTCCAACCAGAAAGATTCTTGACAACCAAAAAGGAAATTGACGTCAAGGGTCAACATTTCGAGTTAATCCCCTTTAGCAGTGGTAGAAGAATATGCCCGGGAATCGCTTTTTCTCTTGAAGCAATGCAGTTGATATTGGCCAATATAATACATGGATTTGAGTTCCAAAATCCATCAGATGATCAGATTGACATGACTGAAAGCCCTGGATTTTCAAATGTCAAAGCTTCTTCGCTTGAGCTCTTTGTTTCTCCAAGACTATCCCCACATGTGTATGAAGTGTCCACCTAG
- the LOC122610613 gene encoding uncharacterized protein LOC122610613 — protein sequence MYSVTLCEGGWVWKWRRGIRSGVEDEQFIHLTDRDDSWMWNVTGQDSFSVRQLRPIIDHALLPSEPINTRWNPLVPKKINVFLWRLVRDRLPSRFNLSRRGLDISSISCPICLAHVENSVHTFVTWSFAAEVYNLITKWLHMDISKDRTAIILEWIQNNLYPKKFKRLLEATYFVWWWSLWKHRNQTLYNGVWKVVSLSFTLLFPCRICGSLVVVISIISLGRYDQ from the coding sequence ATGTACTCGGTTACGTTATGTGAGGGTGGGTGGGTGTGGAAATGGCGCAGGGGTATCCGATCAGGGGTGGAGGATGAACAGTTTATTCATCTGACAGATCGAGATGATAGTTGGATGTGGAATGTAACTGGGCAGGATTCTTTTTCGGTCCGACAGCTTCGCCCCATCATTGATCATGCTCTTCTCCCTAGTGAGCCGATTAACACGAGATGGAATCCTTTAGTCCCAAAGAAGATTAATGTCTTTTTGTGGAGGTTAGTAAGAGATCGACTACCTTCTCGATTTAATCTAAGTCGAAGAGGTTTGGATATTTCATCTATCTCTTGTCCAATATGTTTAGCTCATGTAGAAAATTCTGTCCATACTTTTGTTACATGGTCTTTTGCCGCGGAAGTTTATAACCTGATAACAAAATGGCTTCATATGGATATCTCTAAGGATCGAACTGCCATAATTTTAGAATGGATACAAAACAATTTGTATccaaaaaagtttaaaaggtTGTTGGAGGCGACGTATTTTGTATGGTGGTGGTCATTGTGGAAACACAGAAATCAGACTCTCTATAACGGGGTATGGAAAGTAGTGTCGTTGTCTTTCACTCTATTGTTTCCTTGTCGTATATGTGGTTCTCTAGTCGTAGTAATAAGCATAATTTCTCTTGGTCGTTATGATCAATGA